In Papaver somniferum cultivar HN1 chromosome 1, ASM357369v1, whole genome shotgun sequence, a genomic segment contains:
- the LOC113316581 gene encoding BRCA1-associated RING domain protein 1-like isoform X2, translated as MEENQNPINGNDVASSSTFRWRIENVSKLDEENHFSPIFIIGPHKWRLVAFHRKCNVNDYLSVYVVAVECKNSRYAKFSLAVIDQTNNENTLRKDTEGEVFQFTDDENDWGFDEFIQLKELKDANNGYIVNDVCIIEAELFIASTQESKEKLLPDEIMESDEEKDPITLVASTSCLDNASAFICAFCQTSKVSEDSGSMLRFANGKEVEEDKVSGPNVIHVHHKCLMWAPQVYYVGETLKNLELEVVRGSKLKCSCCGLKGAALGCFEQSCKNTYHFPCAFGTSDCRWYNEGYLILCPSHSDMKFPHEKTKKGNKLAQDNSSAVHRKSWQATASATSKLVLCGSSLSAEEKHLLANFAKISGVTISENMKPDVTHLIASTDEKGACRRTFRFLKAILDGKWVLNIDWIKACTEDMDLVDEEPYEVELDIDGCRDGPRNGRLRASKGAPKLFNGLHFYFTGEFVPLYKKTLEGLVVYAGARVLTKNSLLSRSDDEGDCSSTTLIVYDFDEEVSFTVLLEKRREAEDLAKQSRSVVIGHTWILESLAALKLEPLPRLT; from the exons ATGGAAG AGAATCAGAATCCAATTAACGGCAACGACGTAGCTTCGTCTTCCACATTCAGATGGAGGATTGAGAATGTGTCTAAATTGGATGAGGAAAATCATTTCTCTCCAATTTTCATTATAGGTCCTCATAAATG GCGATTAGTGGCTTTTCATAGGAAATGCAACGTCAACGATTACTTATCGGTCTATGTGGTTGCTGTCGAATGTAAGAATTCGCGATATGCAAAATTCAGTTTGGCTGTGATAGATCAAACTAATAACGAGAACACGTTGAGAAAAG ATACAGAAGGCGAGGTGTTCCAGTTCACCGACGATGAAAATGATTGGGGTTTTGATGAGTTCATACAGTTAAAGGAACTCAAAGATGCTAACAATGGGTATATCGTGAATGATGTTTGTATTATAGAAGCTGAATTATTTATAGCCTCCACACAAGAATCTAAAGAG AAGCTATTGCCCGATGAAATCATGGAATCCGATGAGGAGAAAGATCCAATTACCTTAGTAGCTAGTACTTCATGTCTGGATAACGCCTCAGCATTTATCTGTGCATTTTGCCAAACCTCTAAAGTATCGGAG GATTCTGGGTCAATGTTGCGTTTTGCCAATGGAAAAGAAGTAGAGGAGGATAAGGTATCTGGACCAAATGTCATACATGTTCACCATAAATGCTTAATGTG GGCGCCTCAAGTGTATTATGTTGGTGAGACTCTTAAGAACTTGGAGCTGGAGGTGGTAAGGGGTTCTAAGCTCAAATGTAGTTGTTGCGGGTTAAAGGGCGCAGCTCTTGGATGCTTCGAGCAGTCCTGCAAGAATACATATCATTTTCCTTGTGCATTCGGGACTTCCGATTGCCGGTGGTATAAT GAAGGTTATCTAATTTTATGTCCCAGCCATTCTGATATGAAATTTCCACATGAGAAAACAAAAAAGGGAAACAAGCTAGCACAGGACAATTCTTCAGCAGTTCACAG AAAGAGTTGGCAAGCAACAGCTAGTGCTACTAGTAAACTGGTTCTCTGCGGGTCTTCCCTTTCAGCAGAAGAGAAG CATCTGTTGGCCAACTTTGCTAAAATATCCGGTGTAACCATTTCTGAAAACATGAAGCCAGATGTGACCCATTTGATTGCATCTACTGATGAGAAGGGTGCTTGCCGCCGCACTTTTAGATTCCTCAAGGCCATCTTAGATGGGAAATGGGTTCTCAACATAGATT GGATCAAAGCATGCACAGAAGATATGGATCTTGTCGATGAAGAGCCTTATGAAGTTGAACTTGATATTGATGGATGTCGTGATGGGCCACGGAATGGTAGACTTCGAGCCAGTAAAGGG GCGCCAAAACTGTTCAATGGCCTACACTTCTATTTCACTGGCGAGTTTGTTCCTTTATATAAAAAAACCCTTGAAGGACTAGTCGTTTATGCCGGAGCTAGAGTATTGACAAAAAATTCTTTACTCTCACGGAGTGATGATGAAGGAGATTGTTCTTCAACGACCTTGATTGTTTACGACTTTGATGAGGAAGTGTCATTTACGGTTCTTCTGGAAAAGCGCAGAGAAGCAGAAGATCTTGCCAAGCAATCTAGATCTGTTGTTATCGGGCATACATGGATATTAGAATCACTAGCAGCATTAAAGTTAGAACCACTTCCTCGACTGACATGA
- the LOC113316566 gene encoding uncharacterized protein LOC113316566, giving the protein MEEQNGHAVKNEFPSWVPSSSKFIWRIQNVSEFNQGNHFSPTFAVGPCKWQLAAFRKGSNVDDYISVYVVAVECTNSRYTKCSLAVVGDQTNNTFKKEGWMVHFTKEENNWGFDEFIRFNELTDPSNGYMVNDACTIEVELCSFSKQDYVKELLPMESGHSGMKFAHEETENGKMLVKGNSSAVQRSNWDKNGGVPESSESRIDGQPIPHVSTAVPVTPKPSPLVSAAVSVTPKTFKESDGYRKYSISEIKERYHLDERFEVEFIEGEDKLTDALVKNFPCNKDNLLIAVGQLEAGLRLPLYNPENPFYYEVLSQRADKRGIFQYNGNFFRFLRECRKRSKGCTGITSKVPKFRREDYTATNFNWTWADNTTGRSRFPWCVGPRRIPYSQDQDFSGKAELLPEYKRKKRFGMVRLDHDEKWFRTPLRIKGPWVMGWLTSGDPRTSFEKFYPPYEPWTLNMVASGEVTSVTVPDDTDGTDTDGDDPAWTTPLVHMKRKPAPGDQNVEDTSVKRSCPDRLDVQSSSKDSEDLEIPNVVDAPLVNSGVLDSEARDDFCSTTMGLAEIEAFFQEFAQESTFSSVAKFLEHCPKLYDLYLLYRNKSKDLEREKDLLVSEVHDLKSRMQGLVTREEADAALAKQIEAANSSVQEHLAIANARIQELESLNRAQSLQLATKAERAQEIIKLAEGL; this is encoded by the exons ATGGAAG AACAAAATGGGCATGCAGTTAAGAATGAATTCCCTTCATGGGTACCTTCATCTTCCAAATTCATTTGGAGGATACAAAATGTTTCTGAATTTAACCAGGGCAATCATTTCTCGCCTACATTCGCCGTAGGTCCTTGTAAATG GCAATTGGCGGCTTTTCGTAAGGGAAGCAATGTGGATGATTACATATCGGTCTACGTGGTTGCGGTCGAGTGTACAAATTCCCGATATACAAAATGTAGTTTGGCTGTTGTTGGTGATCAAACCAATAACACATTCAAAAAAG AAGGCTGGATGGTCCATTTCACAAAAGAGGAAAATAATTGGGGGTTTGATGAGTTTATACGGTTCAACGAACTTACCGACCCTAGCAATGGGTACATGGTTAATGATGCTTGCACTATTGAAGTAGAATTGTGTTCGTTTTCGAAACAAGATTATGTTAAG GAGTTGTTGCCCATGGAATCCGGCCATTCTGGTATGAAGTTTGCACACGAGGAAACCGAGAATGGAAAGATGCTAGTGAAGGGAAATTCTTCAGCTGTTCAAAG GTCTAACTGGGATAAAAATGGAGGTGTTCCAGAATCTTCCGAGTCTAGAATCGACGGTCAGCCAATTCCTCATGTTTCTACTGCAGTTCCTGTTACACCCAAGCCGAGTCCTCTTGTTTCTGCTGCAGTTTCAGTTACACCCAAGACGTTCAAGGAATCAGATGGTTACCGGAAGTATTCCATTAGTGAAATTAAAGAGAGGTATCATCTTGATGAAAGATTCGAGGTGGAGTTCATCGAAGGAGAAGATAAGCTGACTGACGCACTTGTCAAGAATTTTCCTTGCAACAAAGACAACCTATTGATTGCGGTCGGTCAGTTGGAGGCGGGTCTACGTTTACCTCTGTACAACCCGGAAAATCCTTTTTATTACGAGGTGTTGAGTCAACGTGCTGATAAGAGGGGCATTTTTCAGTACAACGGCAATTTCTTTCGCTTTCTACGGGAATGCCGCAAACGTAGTAAGGGCTGCACTGGGATAACATCTAAAGTTCCGAAGTTTCGTCGCGAGGATTACACGGCTACCAACTTCAACTGGACTTGGGCTGATAACACAACGGGGAGGAGCCGGTTTCCTTGGTGTGTCGGCCCTCGCCGCATCCCATATAGCCAGGATCAGGATTTCTCCGGTAAAGCCGAGCTCCTTCCTGAGTACAAGAGGAAAAAGCGGTTTGGTATGGTGCGACTTGATCATGACGAAAAGTGGTTCCGCACTCCCTTGCGTATTAAGGGTCCTTGGGTGATGGGCTGGTTAACTTCTGGAGATCCCCGCACCAGCTTTGAGAAATTCTATCCTCCTTACGAGCCATGGACTCTAAACATGGTTGCTAGTGGTGAAGTG ACTTCTGTAACTGTTCCGGATGATACTGATGGGACTGACACAGATGGTGATGATCCCGCTTGGACGACTCCTCTTGTTCATATGAAGCGAAAGCCTGCCCCTGGTGACCAGAATGTTGAG GATACAAGTGTGAAAAGGTCTTGTCCTGATAGATTGGATGTCCAGTCTTCTAGTAAGGATTCTGAAGATCTGGAGATCCCAAATGTTGTCGACGCTCCTCTTGTGAACTCAGGTGTTCTTGATTCTGAAGCCAGGGATGACTTCTGTTCGACGACCATGGGTTTAGCCGAGATAGAGGCTTTCTTTCAGGAATTTGCTCAGGAGTCTACCTTCTCATCT GTTGCTAAATTTTTGGAGCATTGCCCTAAGTTGTACGACTTGTACCTGCTTTACCGTAACAAATCCAAGGATCTTGAGAGGGAGAAGGATTTGCTGGTGTCAGAGGTTCACGATCTTAAGTCGCGGATGCAGGGATTGGTCACTCGTGAGGAGGCAGATGCTGCGCTGGCTAAACAAATTGAAGCCGCTAATAGTA GTGTCCAAGAGCATCTGGCCATTGCGAATGCTAGGATTCAAGAGCTGGAAAGCCTAAACCGCGCTCAATCCCTACAGCTCGCCACTAAAGCGGAGAGGGCCCAGGAAATTATCAAGCTGGCTGAGGGATTATGA
- the LOC113360735 gene encoding MATH domain and coiled-coil domain-containing protein At3g58370-like, producing MEYRSTLRVLQDIAIKWDQSLLAVFRSALVVSSVKLHFSPVPIEVLLLGDFNGSLKWAYAVKNNFPSSSKFKWVIEKVSELNQEDHFSPTFTVGRRKWRLLAFRRGSNADDYLSVYVVAVDCTNSRYAKFSLALVGQTNNTLKKDTEGQILQFTKEENDWGFDEFIRFNELSDPINGYIVNDACIIEVELCSFPKQDSIEESVPMELMESGHSGTKSPHEKTKKRKELEEDNSSSVLRKRPSIDRTKKKEGEQVIESGEEATQHGKQVIEKWQGAVQSYSKRKRAAAEGINAAGSGKVLDGKRVAENGKENKNNIVDGCPSSEKSNFENQPAKKAKMTLKKKASKANEGETRVVILISP from the exons ATGG AATATCGTTCAACTTTAAG GGTTCTTCAAGATATTGCAATCAAGTGGGATCAAAg TTTATTGGCGGTATTCAGGTCAGCCTTGGTGGTATCTAGTGTGAAATTGCACTTCTCCCCAGTCCCCATTGAGGTTCTACTTTTGGGCGACTTCAATGGAAG TCTCAAATGGGCATATGCAGTGAAGAACAACTTCCCTTCATCTTCCAAATTCAAATGGGTGATTGAGAAAGTTTCTGAATTGAACCAGGAAGATCATTTCTCGCCTACATTCACCGTAGGTCGTCGTAAATG GAGATTGCTAGCTTTTCGTAGGGGAAGCAATGCGGATGATTACTTATCAGTCTATGTGGTTGCTGTCGACTGTACGAACTCCCGATATGCAAAATTCAGTTTGGCTCTTGTTGGTCAAACCAATAACACACTAAAAAAAG ATACAGAAGGACAGATTCTCCAATTCACAAAAGAGGAAAATGATTGGGGTTTTGATGAGTTTATACGGTTCAATGAACTTTCCGATCCTATTAATGGGTACATTGTTAATGATGCTTGCATCATTGAAGTCGAATTGTGTTCGTTTCCAAAACAAGATTCTATCGAG GAGTCGGTGCCCATGGAACTCATGGAATCCGGCCATTCTGGTACGAAGTCTCCACATGAGAAAACCAAGAAGAGAAAGGAGCTGGAGGAGGACAATTCTTCATCTGTTCTAAG AAAGCGGCCGTCTATTGATAGAACTAAGAAGAAAGAAGGGGAACAAGTTATAGAAAGTGGCGAGGAAGCAACCCAACATGGAAAACAAGTTATAGAAAAGTGGCAGGGAGCAGTCCAAAGTTATAGTAAAAGGAAAAGAGCTGCAGCAGAAGGAATAAATGCTGCAGGAAGTGGAAAAGTCTTAGATGGAAAAAGAGTTGCAGAAAATGGCAAGGAGAATAAGAATAATATTGTAGATGGGTGCCCATCATCAGAAAAAAGTAACTTCGAGAACCAACCTGCCAAAAAAGCAAAAATGactctaaagaaaaaagcttctaaAGCAAATGAAG GGGAAACAAGAGTGGTAATACTAATATCACCGTAA
- the LOC113316581 gene encoding BRCA1-associated RING domain protein 1-like isoform X1: MEVENQNPINGNDVASSSTFRWRIENVSKLDEENHFSPIFIIGPHKWRLVAFHRKCNVNDYLSVYVVAVECKNSRYAKFSLAVIDQTNNENTLRKDTEGEVFQFTDDENDWGFDEFIQLKELKDANNGYIVNDVCIIEAELFIASTQESKEKLLPDEIMESDEEKDPITLVASTSCLDNASAFICAFCQTSKVSEDSGSMLRFANGKEVEEDKVSGPNVIHVHHKCLMWAPQVYYVGETLKNLELEVVRGSKLKCSCCGLKGAALGCFEQSCKNTYHFPCAFGTSDCRWYNEGYLILCPSHSDMKFPHEKTKKGNKLAQDNSSAVHRKSWQATASATSKLVLCGSSLSAEEKHLLANFAKISGVTISENMKPDVTHLIASTDEKGACRRTFRFLKAILDGKWVLNIDWIKACTEDMDLVDEEPYEVELDIDGCRDGPRNGRLRASKGAPKLFNGLHFYFTGEFVPLYKKTLEGLVVYAGARVLTKNSLLSRSDDEGDCSSTTLIVYDFDEEVSFTVLLEKRREAEDLAKQSRSVVIGHTWILESLAALKLEPLPRLT, from the exons ATGGAAG TAGAGAATCAGAATCCAATTAACGGCAACGACGTAGCTTCGTCTTCCACATTCAGATGGAGGATTGAGAATGTGTCTAAATTGGATGAGGAAAATCATTTCTCTCCAATTTTCATTATAGGTCCTCATAAATG GCGATTAGTGGCTTTTCATAGGAAATGCAACGTCAACGATTACTTATCGGTCTATGTGGTTGCTGTCGAATGTAAGAATTCGCGATATGCAAAATTCAGTTTGGCTGTGATAGATCAAACTAATAACGAGAACACGTTGAGAAAAG ATACAGAAGGCGAGGTGTTCCAGTTCACCGACGATGAAAATGATTGGGGTTTTGATGAGTTCATACAGTTAAAGGAACTCAAAGATGCTAACAATGGGTATATCGTGAATGATGTTTGTATTATAGAAGCTGAATTATTTATAGCCTCCACACAAGAATCTAAAGAG AAGCTATTGCCCGATGAAATCATGGAATCCGATGAGGAGAAAGATCCAATTACCTTAGTAGCTAGTACTTCATGTCTGGATAACGCCTCAGCATTTATCTGTGCATTTTGCCAAACCTCTAAAGTATCGGAG GATTCTGGGTCAATGTTGCGTTTTGCCAATGGAAAAGAAGTAGAGGAGGATAAGGTATCTGGACCAAATGTCATACATGTTCACCATAAATGCTTAATGTG GGCGCCTCAAGTGTATTATGTTGGTGAGACTCTTAAGAACTTGGAGCTGGAGGTGGTAAGGGGTTCTAAGCTCAAATGTAGTTGTTGCGGGTTAAAGGGCGCAGCTCTTGGATGCTTCGAGCAGTCCTGCAAGAATACATATCATTTTCCTTGTGCATTCGGGACTTCCGATTGCCGGTGGTATAAT GAAGGTTATCTAATTTTATGTCCCAGCCATTCTGATATGAAATTTCCACATGAGAAAACAAAAAAGGGAAACAAGCTAGCACAGGACAATTCTTCAGCAGTTCACAG AAAGAGTTGGCAAGCAACAGCTAGTGCTACTAGTAAACTGGTTCTCTGCGGGTCTTCCCTTTCAGCAGAAGAGAAG CATCTGTTGGCCAACTTTGCTAAAATATCCGGTGTAACCATTTCTGAAAACATGAAGCCAGATGTGACCCATTTGATTGCATCTACTGATGAGAAGGGTGCTTGCCGCCGCACTTTTAGATTCCTCAAGGCCATCTTAGATGGGAAATGGGTTCTCAACATAGATT GGATCAAAGCATGCACAGAAGATATGGATCTTGTCGATGAAGAGCCTTATGAAGTTGAACTTGATATTGATGGATGTCGTGATGGGCCACGGAATGGTAGACTTCGAGCCAGTAAAGGG GCGCCAAAACTGTTCAATGGCCTACACTTCTATTTCACTGGCGAGTTTGTTCCTTTATATAAAAAAACCCTTGAAGGACTAGTCGTTTATGCCGGAGCTAGAGTATTGACAAAAAATTCTTTACTCTCACGGAGTGATGATGAAGGAGATTGTTCTTCAACGACCTTGATTGTTTACGACTTTGATGAGGAAGTGTCATTTACGGTTCTTCTGGAAAAGCGCAGAGAAGCAGAAGATCTTGCCAAGCAATCTAGATCTGTTGTTATCGGGCATACATGGATATTAGAATCACTAGCAGCATTAAAGTTAGAACCACTTCCTCGACTGACATGA